A genomic window from Anas platyrhynchos isolate ZD024472 breed Pekin duck chromosome 13, IASCAAS_PekinDuck_T2T, whole genome shotgun sequence includes:
- the SEMA3G gene encoding semaphorin-3G, producing the protein MRAAAAALCWLWGSLLAAGRSLPRLRLPHRELLSTNRSVLFFGHRGFLGFRTLYLDEYRDRLFVGGKDALYSLRLDRASTDTKEIYWPPLPGQTEECFRKGKDPGTDCANYIRLLHPYNRTHLLACGTGAFHPVCAFVYVGHRGEHAFSLDPTSVESGRGRCPHEPDGAFASTVIGGELYAGLTADFLGRDPGIFRSTGTRSALRTEVDQRLLNEPKFVAAFLIPDNDDRDNDKAYFFFTEKVVEADGREHAVVSRVARVCVNDAGGQRVLVNKWSTFNKARLVCSVPGPGGIDTHFDELEDVFLLRTRDGKSPEIYALFSTVSHVFRGSAVCVYRMADVREVFNGPFAHRESPLHQWAAYEGRVPYPRPGVCPSKTTNQPRRPYSTTKDFPDEVLHFARAHPLMHKPVRPRHRRPLLVKADLQHRLLQLVVDRVDAEDGQHDVLFLGTDAGSVLKVVVLQKPNSAGTEEIVLEELQVFKAPVPITQMEISVKRQTLYVGASLGVAQVRLHQCESYGTACAECCLARDPYCAWDGTACTRYVPSGKRRYVRHTSPVYQCLDQNLTVDDFEHVEEKVLYGMEHNSTFLECVPRSPQASVQWFVQRPPDEQQDEVKTDERVLQTERGLLFRQLHSRDAGVYSCKTLEHGFTQTVARTSLRVLRGEQLPRASPRQREDERPPCPEPRQAVPAPKAWFKDILHLVSSADRQRVEEQCLRLWCGHRKGKMAKGKLALAGLDAGKKARTAKPQGERIRVPRQAAAT; encoded by the exons atgcgggcggcggcggcggcgctttGCTGGCTCTGGGGCTCGCTGCTGGCCGCGGGGCGCAGCCTGCCCCGGCTCCGCCTGCCCCACCGCG AGCTGCTGAGCACCAACCGCTCCGTCCTTTTCTTTGGCCACCGAGGCTTCCTGGGCTTCCGCACGCTCTACCTGGACGAGTACCGGGACCGGCTCTTTGTTGGGGGCAAGGACGCGCTCTACTCCCTGCGCCTGGACAGGGCCAGCACCGACACCAAGGAG ATCTACTGGCCGCCCCTGCCCGGGCAGACGGAGGAGTGTTTTCGGAAGGGGAAGGACCCAGGG ACCGACTGCGCCAACTACATCCGCCTGCTGCACCCCTACAACCGGACCCACCTGCTGGCCTGCGGCACCGGCGCCTTCCACCCCGTCTGCGCCTTTGTCTACGTGGGGCACCGCGGAGAG CATGCCTTCAGCTTGGATCCCACCAGCGTGGAGAGCGGCCGGGGCAGGTGCCCACACGAGCCCGACGGCGCGTTCGCCAGCACGGTCATCG GTGGGGAGCTCTACGCCGGCCTCACCGCGGACTTCCTCGGCCGCGACCCCGGCATCTTCCGCAGCACGGGGACGCGTTCTGCGCTGCGCACCGAGGTGGATCAGCGCCTGCTCAATG AGCCCAAATTCGTGGCGGCCTTCCTGATCCCGGACAACGATGACCGGGACAATGACAAAGCCTATTTCTTCTTCACGGAGAAGGTGGTGGAGGCAGATGGCAGGGAGCACGCCGTCGTCAGCCGGGTGGCACGGGTCTGCGTG AATGACGCTGGAGGCCAGAGGGTGCTGGTCAACAAGTGGAGCACCTTCAACAAAGCCCGCCTGGTGTGTTCTgtccccggccccggcggcatCGACACCCACTTTGACGAGCTGG AGgatgtctttttgctgaggACAAGGGATGGGAAGAGCCCGGAGATCTACGCCCTCTTCAGCACCGTCAG CCACGTCTTTCGGGGCTCTGCTGTCTGCGTCTACCGCATGGCCGACGTCCGTGAAGTCTTCAACGGGCCCTTCGCACACCGCGAGAGCCCCCTCCACCAGTGGGCAGCCTACGAGGGCCGCGTGCCCTACCCCCGCCCAGGCGTG tGCCCCAGCAAGACCACCAACCAGCCCCGGCGGCCCTACAGCACCACCAAGGACTTCCCCGACGAGGTGCTGCACTTTGCCCGCGCTCACCCCCTCATGCACAAGCCCGTGCGCCCGCGGCACCGCCGGCCGCTGCTGGTGAAGGCCGACCTGCAGCACCGCCTGCTCCAGCTCGTGGTGGACCGCGTGGACGCTGAGGACGGGCAGCACGACGTCCTCTTCTTGGGGACAG ATGCGGGCTCGGTGCTGAAGGTGGTGGTCCTGCAGAAGCCCAACTCGGCCGGGACCGAGGAGATCgtcctggaggagctgcaggtttTTAAG GCACCCGTGCCCATCACCCAGATGGAGATCTCCGTCAAGCGC caaACGCTCTACGTGGGCGCCAGCCTGGGGGTGGCCCAGGTGCGGCTGCACCAGTGCGAGAGCTACGGCACCGCCTGCGCCGAGTGCTGCCTGGCCAGGGACCCGTACTGCGCCTGGGATGGCACCGCCTGCACCCGCTACGTGCCCTCGGGCAAGCGCCGCTACGTGCGCCACACCAGCCCCGTGTACCAGTGTCTGGACCAGAACCTGACCG TGGATGATTTTGAGCACGTTGAAGAGAAGGTGCTGTACGGCATGGAGCACAACAGCACCTTCCTGGAGTGCGTGCCCCGCTCCCCGCAGGCCAGCGTGCAGTGGTTCGTGCAGAGACCCCCGGATGAGCAGCAGGACGAG GTGAAGACGGACGAGCGGGTGCTGCAGACGGAGCGAGGGCTGCTGTTCCGCCAGCTGCACAGCCGCGATGCCGGGGTCTACTCCTGCAAGACGCTGGAGCACGGCTTCACGCAGACAGTGGCCAGGACGTCCCTGCGGGTGCTCAGGGGTGAGCAGCTGCCCCGTGCCTCCCCCCGGCAGCGCGAGGACGAGCGCCCACCCTGCCCCGAGCCCcggcaggcagtgccagctcccAAAGCATGGTTCAAGGACATCCTGCACCTCGTCAGCTCGGCTGACCGGCAGCGGGTGGAGGAGCAGTGCCTGCGCCTCTGGTGTGGCCACCGCAAGGGCAAGATGGCCAAGGGCAAGCTCGCCCTGGCTGGCTTGGATGCGGGCAAGAAGGCACGCACGGCCAAGCCCCAGGGCGAGAGGATCCGCGTGCCCCGGCAAGCTGCGGCCACTTAG
- the ACY1 gene encoding aminoacylase-1, producing MNGGHRAPGPGKGGGGEAERGRPGGGRSGTRRKPSGGGGSAEICSPGMAPGKPGKSAGGSEDPSVTLFRQYLRIDTVHPKPDYDAAIQFLERVGTDLGLASQKVEVCQGRVVLVLTWLGTNPRLRSILLNSHTDVVPVFEEHWTYPPFEAVKDSQGNIYARGAQDMKCISIQYLEAIRRLKAEGKSFARTIHLTFVPDEEVGGHKGMEMFVQRPEFRALNVGFALDEGLASPSDTFSVFYGEKSPWWIKVKCVGSPGHGSRFISNTAAEKMHKVISSFLAFRESEKQRLKSDTRLTLGDVTSLNLTMLEGGVSFNVVPSEMAAGFDIRIPPTVDLKAFEKQVAGWCQAAGDGVTYEFHQKCMDQHITSTEESDPWWKAFSGVCRDMKLQLKLEIFPAATDSRYIRAAGHPAIGFSPMNRTPVLLHDHNEFLNEDVFLRGIDIYAHLLPALASVPPLPAEG from the exons ATGAACGGCGGGCACCGGGCTCCTGGCCCgggtaaagggggggggggggaggcggagcggggccggcccgggggggggcggagcGGGACCAGGCGGAAGcccagcggcggcggcggcagcgcggaG atCTGCAGCCCGGGAATGGCACCCGGGAAGCCAGGGAAGAGTGCGGGGGGCTCGGAGGACCCCTCGGTGACGCTTTTCCGCCAGTACCTGCGGATTGACACCGTCCACCCCAAGCCCGATTATG ATGCAGCCATCCAGTTTTTGGAGCGCGTCGGCACCGACCTGGGCTTGGCCAGCCAGAAAGTGGAG GTGTGCCAGGGCCGCGTGGTGCTGGTCCTCACCTGGCTGGGCACAAACCCCCGCCTGCGCTCTATCCTGCTCAACTCTCACACCGATGTCGTGCCGGTTTTCGAG GAGCACTGGACCTACCCGCCCTTCGAGGCTGTTAAGGATTCGCAAGGCAACATCTACGCCCGGGGTGCCCAGGACATGAAGTGCATCTCCATCCA GTACCTCGAGGCCATCCGAAGGCTGAAGGCGGAGGGGAAGAGCTTTGCCCGCACCATCCACCTGACCTTCGTGCCTG ACGAGGAGGTGGGCGGACACAAGGGCATGGAGATGTTCGTGCAGCGCCCGGAGTTCAGAGCGCTCAACGTGGGCTTTGCCCTGGACGAGG GCTTGGCCAGTCCCTCCGACACCTTCAGCGTCTTCTACGGTGAAAAGAGCCCCTGGT GGATCAAGGTGAAGTGCGTGGGCAGCCCCGGGCACGGGTCCCGCTTCATCAGCAACACGGCGGCCGAGAAGATG CACAAAGTGATCTCCTCCTTCCTGGCCTTCAGGGAGAGCGAGAAGCAGAG GCTCAAATCCGACACGAGGCTGACCCTGGGGGACGTCACCTCGCTCAACCTGACCATGCTGGAGGGGGGCGTCTCCTTCAACGTGGTGCCCTCCGAGATGGCCGCCGGCTTCGACATCCGCATCCCACCCACCGTGGACCTCAAG GCCTTCGAGAAGCAGGTGGCCGGCTGGTGCCAGGCAGCTGGGGACGGTGTCACTTACGAGTTTCACCAG AAATGCATGGACCAGCACATCACCTCCACCGAGGAGTCTGACCCGTGGTGGAAAGCCTTCAGCGGGGTCTGCAGGGACAT gaagctgcagctgaagcTTGAGATCTTCCCCGCCGCCACGGACAGCCGCTACATCCGAGCA GCAGGACACCCGGCCATCGGCTTCTCGCCGATGAACCGCACCCCGGTGCTGCTGCACGACCACAACGAGTTCCTCAACGAGGACGTCTTCCTGCGGGGCATCGACATCTACGCCCACCTCCTGCCCGCCCTGGCCTCCGTGCCCCCGCTGCCCGCTGAGGGCTGA
- the ABHD14A gene encoding protein ABHD14A, whose translation MSRSRPALLALGALLACALALLLLPAALRRPPPALHRAPPANSSTVRRGTAAGTGPAVAYREATGLRAPGPGRLDVLLLHGQAFSSATWEALGTLALLAGEGHRAVAIDLPGYGDSPPTGTVATQQGRVAFLERILEELGLERPVLVSPSMSGRFALPFLLLHGDRLGGFVPIAPVGTRDYAVGQYQRVQTPTLILYGDRDTHLGPQALQSLRHLPRHRVAVLPGAGHACYLDKPGDFHRALLGFLGQLQ comes from the exons ATGAGCCGCAGCCGCCCGGCGCTGCTGGCCCTCGGGGCGCTGCTCGCCTGCGCCctcgccctgctgctgctgcccgccgccctccgccgcccccccccggcttTGCACCGCGCCCCCCCGGCCAACAGCAGCACGGTGCGGAGGGGGACGGCTGCTGGTACCGGCCCCGCCGTCGCCTACCGGGAGGCAACCGGGCtgcgcgcccccggccccggcag GCTGGATGTCCTGCTGCTGCACGGCCAAGCCTTCAGCTCCGCCACCTGGGAAGCTTTGGGGACGCTGGCGCTGCTCGCCGGAGAAGGGCACCGCGCGGTCGCCATAGATCTGCCCG GCTACGGGGACTCGCCCCCCACGGGGACGGTGGCCACGCAGCAGGGCCGGGTGGCCTTCCTGGAGCGCatcctggaggagctgggcttggAGAGGCCCGTCCTCGTCAGCCCGTCCATGAGCGGCCGCTTCGCcctgcccttcctcctgctgcacggGGACCGCCTGGGGGGCTTCGTGCCCATCGCGCCCGTGGGCACCCGGGACTACGCCGTGGGGCAGTACCAGCGGGTCCAG ACGCCCACCCTGATCCTGTACGGTGACCGTGACACCCACCTGGGCCCCCAGGCCCTGCAGAGCCTCCGGCACCTCCCCAGGCACCGCGTGGCCGTGCTGCCTGGCGCTGGCCATGCCTGCTACCTGGACAAGCCGGGGGACTTCCACCGGGCGCTGCTGGGCTTCCTCGGCCAGCTGCAGTGA
- the LOC113845101 gene encoding putative protein-lysine deacylase ABHD14B codes for MATPQLSEGTVEVSGQSLFYRQAQPGGRAPRLNVLLLHGIRFSSDTWLQLQTLAVLADAGHRAVAIDLPGLGRSKDAVAPAPVGQPAPGGFLKAVVEALGLGPAVVVSPSLSGMYSLPFLLQHGHLLKAYVPVAPICTDKFPAEQYAQVKTPTLIVYGDQDAELGQASLNNLRHLPEHQVLVLQGAGHACYLDKPEEWHRGLLAFLQQLE; via the exons ATGGCCACCCCGCAGCTGAGCGAGGGCACCGTGGAGGTGTCGGGGCAGAGCCTCTTCTACCGGCAGGCACAACCGGGTGGCCGTGCCCCGCGGCTcaacgtgctgctgctgcacggcATCCGCTTCTCCTCCGACacctggctgcagctgcagaccCTGGCCGTGCTGGCTGATGCCGGCCACCGAGCCGTGGCCATCGACCTGCCCG GGCTGGGGCGCTCCAAGGACGCCGTGGCCCCCGCGCCCGTGGGGCAGCCGGCGCCGGGGGGGTTCCTGAAGGCCGTGGTGGAGGCGCTGGGGCTCGGTCCGGCCGTGGTGGTCAGCCCCTCGCTCAGCGGCATGTACTCCTTGcctttcctcctccagcacGGGCACCTGCTGAAAGCCTACGTGCCCGTGGCACCCATCTGCACCGACAAGTTCCCGGCGGAGCAGTACGCCCAGGTCAAA ACGCCCACGCTGATCGTTTACGGGGACCAGGACGCGGAGCTGGGCCAGGCCAGCCTGAACAACCTGCGGCACCTCCCCGAGCACcaggtgctggtgctgcagggcgCAGGGCACGCCTGCTACCTGGACAAACCCGAGGAGTGGCACCGCGGGCTCCTGGCCTTCCTACAGCAGCTGGAGTGA
- the PCBP4 gene encoding poly(rC)-binding protein 4 isoform X2, whose translation MASPSGAEGGPEEPELSITLTLRMLMHGKEIGSIIGKKGETVKRIREQSSARITISEGSCPERITTITGSTDAVFRAVSMIAFKLEEDLGAGSAEGAAAGRAPVTLRLVIPASQCGSLIGKAGAKIREIRESTGAQVQVAGDLLPNSTERAVTVSGVPDTIIQCVRQICAVILESPPKGATIPYHPGLSLGTILLSANQVTKLQQLSGHTVPFTPLGHPPSMVPGLDSSSQSSSQEFLVPNDLIGCIIGRHGSKISEIRQMSGAHIKIGNQTEGSSERHVTITGSPVSITLAQYLITACLETAKSTSQVPPGPGSVDLGVGFSQPLAPGSGAALPAVAAPPPALLGSPYALSLSNFIGLKPVSFLALSPSSVAGANGGTATYTTKISAANGTKKADRQKFSPY comes from the exons ATGGCATCGCCGAGCGGCGCGGAGGGTGGCCCCGAGGAGCCGGAGCTCAGCATCACCCTGACCCTGCGCATGCTCATGCACGGCAAG GAGATCGGCAGCATCATCGGCAAG AAAGGAGAGACGGTTAAGAGGATACGAGAGCAG AGCAGCGCACGCATCACCATCTCGGAGGGCTCCTGCCCCGAGCGCATCACCACCATCACCGGCTCCACCGACGCCGTCTTCCGAGCTGTCTCCATGATCGCCTTCAAgctggaggag GACCTGGGAGCAGGGAGCGCCGAGGGGGCCGCGGCGGGCAGGGCGCCGGTGACGCTGCGCCTCGTCATCCCCGCCAGCCAGTGCGGCTCGCTCATCGGCAAGGCCGGAGCCAAGATCAGAGAGATCCGGGAG AGCACGGGGGCTCAGGTGCAGGTGGCTGGCGACCTCCTGCCCAACTCCACCGAGCGCGCCGTCACCGTCTCGGGGGTGCCGGACACCATCATCCAGTGCGTCAGGCAGATCTGCGCCGTCATCCTGGAG TCGCCTCCGAAGGGGGCCACCATCCCCTACCACCCCGGGCTCTCCCTGGGCACCATCCTGCTCTCTGCCAACCAG GTCAcgaagctgcagcagctgtcgGGGCACACGGTGCCCTTCACGCCCCTGGGCCACCCACCCTCCATGGTGCCAG GCCTGGATTCCAGCTcgcagagcagctcccaggaGTTCCTGGTGCCCAACGAT ctgatCGGCTGCATCATCGGCCGGCACGGCAGCAAGATCAGCGAGATCCGGCAGATGTCGGGCGCCCACATCAAGATCGGGAACCAGACCGAGGGCTCCAGTGAGCGGCACGTCACCATCACCGGGTCCCCCGTCAGCATCACCCTGGCTCAGTACCTCATCACCGCCTG CTTAGAGACAGCCAAATCTACCTCCCAGGTGCCACCCGGCCCTGGCTCCGTGGACCTCGGCGTGGGTTTCTCCCAGCCGCTCGCCCCGGGCTCCGgcgcagccctgcctgcagtgGCTGCCCCCCCGCCGGCCCTGCTGGGCTCCCCCTACGCCCTGTCCCTCTCCAACTTCATCGGCCTGAAGCCGGTCTCCTTCCTGGCACTGTCCCCGTCCTCCGTGGCGGGTGCCAACGGCGGCACCGCCACCTACACGACCAAGATCTCGGCGGCCAACGGCACCAAGAAAGCTGACCGGCAGAAGTTCTCCCCTTATTGA
- the PCBP4 gene encoding poly(rC)-binding protein 4 isoform X1 has product MASPSGAEGGPEEPELSITLTLRMLMHGKEIGSIIGKKGETVKRIREQSSARITISEGSCPERITTITGSTDAVFRAVSMIAFKLEEDLGAGSAEGAAAGRAPVTLRLVIPASQCGSLIGKAGAKIREIRESTGAQVQVAGDLLPNSTERAVTVSGVPDTIIQCVRQICAVILESPPKGATIPYHPGLSLGTILLSANQGFSMQGQYGGVSPAEVTKLQQLSGHTVPFTPLGHPPSMVPGLDSSSQSSSQEFLVPNDLIGCIIGRHGSKISEIRQMSGAHIKIGNQTEGSSERHVTITGSPVSITLAQYLITACLETAKSTSQVPPGPGSVDLGVGFSQPLAPGSGAALPAVAAPPPALLGSPYALSLSNFIGLKPVSFLALSPSSVAGANGGTATYTTKISAANGTKKADRQKFSPY; this is encoded by the exons ATGGCATCGCCGAGCGGCGCGGAGGGTGGCCCCGAGGAGCCGGAGCTCAGCATCACCCTGACCCTGCGCATGCTCATGCACGGCAAG GAGATCGGCAGCATCATCGGCAAG AAAGGAGAGACGGTTAAGAGGATACGAGAGCAG AGCAGCGCACGCATCACCATCTCGGAGGGCTCCTGCCCCGAGCGCATCACCACCATCACCGGCTCCACCGACGCCGTCTTCCGAGCTGTCTCCATGATCGCCTTCAAgctggaggag GACCTGGGAGCAGGGAGCGCCGAGGGGGCCGCGGCGGGCAGGGCGCCGGTGACGCTGCGCCTCGTCATCCCCGCCAGCCAGTGCGGCTCGCTCATCGGCAAGGCCGGAGCCAAGATCAGAGAGATCCGGGAG AGCACGGGGGCTCAGGTGCAGGTGGCTGGCGACCTCCTGCCCAACTCCACCGAGCGCGCCGTCACCGTCTCGGGGGTGCCGGACACCATCATCCAGTGCGTCAGGCAGATCTGCGCCGTCATCCTGGAG TCGCCTCCGAAGGGGGCCACCATCCCCTACCACCCCGGGCTCTCCCTGGGCACCATCCTGCTCTCTGCCAACCAG ggttTCTCCATGCAGGGGCAGTACGGTGGGGTCTCTCCAGCAGAG GTCAcgaagctgcagcagctgtcgGGGCACACGGTGCCCTTCACGCCCCTGGGCCACCCACCCTCCATGGTGCCAG GCCTGGATTCCAGCTcgcagagcagctcccaggaGTTCCTGGTGCCCAACGAT ctgatCGGCTGCATCATCGGCCGGCACGGCAGCAAGATCAGCGAGATCCGGCAGATGTCGGGCGCCCACATCAAGATCGGGAACCAGACCGAGGGCTCCAGTGAGCGGCACGTCACCATCACCGGGTCCCCCGTCAGCATCACCCTGGCTCAGTACCTCATCACCGCCTG CTTAGAGACAGCCAAATCTACCTCCCAGGTGCCACCCGGCCCTGGCTCCGTGGACCTCGGCGTGGGTTTCTCCCAGCCGCTCGCCCCGGGCTCCGgcgcagccctgcctgcagtgGCTGCCCCCCCGCCGGCCCTGCTGGGCTCCCCCTACGCCCTGTCCCTCTCCAACTTCATCGGCCTGAAGCCGGTCTCCTTCCTGGCACTGTCCCCGTCCTCCGTGGCGGGTGCCAACGGCGGCACCGCCACCTACACGACCAAGATCTCGGCGGCCAACGGCACCAAGAAAGCTGACCGGCAGAAGTTCTCCCCTTATTGA
- the GPR62 gene encoding G-protein coupled receptor 62 → MASQGGPNTTDGLESPPVPGQNAAQEAVGLLCMVLLTVTALVANVVVLVVILKTPLLRKFIFVCHLCAVDLLSAIFLMPLGIISSSSCFDGVIYSIAECRALIFLNVCFISASILTVSVISVERYYYIVHPMRYEVKMTIRLAVAGVVFIWVKSVLVTVLALVGWPQDNGATSASRCTVYWSPGAHKKAFVIIFSIACFVLPTVIIFAVYCSVYRVARLAALQHAPPPAQAAVPGPRSGSAASQVSIVTSRSLPLPRLSPERFLGSHKAILTLVLIVGQFLCCWLPFFAFHLHSSVSAGAAGGGHGEMTVTWIAYSSFAINPFFYGLLNRQIREELARLWRSCLNRPLGQELCLAVSEASVQENFLQFLQRATCTLETRSSCIAPSPRDQSKVGFPIPGQVPEESG, encoded by the coding sequence ATGGCGAGCCAGGGGGGGCCCAACACCACGGACGGCCTCGAGTCGCCCCCCGTCCCGGGGCAGAACGCCGCCCAGGAGGCCGTGGGCCTCCTCTGCATGGTGCTGCTCACCGTCACCGCCTTGGTGGCCAacgtggtggtgctggtggtcaTCCTCAAAACCCCCCTCCTCAGGAAGTTCATCTTCGTCTGCCACCTCTGCGCGGTTGACCTCCTCTCTGCCATTTTCCTCATGCCCCTGGGGATcatctccagctcctcctgcttcgACGGGGTCATCTACAGCATCGCCGAGTGCCGGGCCTTGATATTCCTCAACGTCTGCTTCATCAGCGCCTCCATCCTCACCGTCTCCGTCATCAGCGTGGAGCGCTACTACTACATCGTCCACCCCATGCGCTACGAGGTCAAGATGACCATCCGGCTGGCGGTGGCCGGAGTCGTCTTCATTTGGGTCAAATCCGTCCTTGTCACCGTCTTGGCGCTGGTGGGCTGGCCTCAAGACAACGGGGCCACCAGCGCGAGCCGCTGCACGGTCTACTGGAGCCCCGGGGCCCACAAGAAGGCGTTTGTCATCATCTTCAGCATCGCCTGCTTCGTCTTGCCCACCGTCATCATCTTTGCTGTCTACTGCAGCGTCTACCGGGTGGCTCGGCTGGCGGCCCTACAGCACGCACCCCCGCCGGCACAGGCGGCTGTGCCGGGGCCCCGCTCCGGCTCCGCCGCCAGCCAAGTGAGCATCGTCACCTCCAGGAGCTTGCCGCTGCCCCGCCTGAGCCCCGAGCGCTTTTTGGGAAGCCACAAAGCCATCCTCACCTTGGTCCTGATCGTGGGACAgttcctgtgctgctggctgcccttCTTCGCCTTCCACCTGCACTCCTCCGTCAGCgccggggcggcgggcggcgggcacGGGGAGATGACGGTCACCTGGATCGCCTACTCCTCCTTCGCCATCAACCCTTTCTTCTACGGGCTGCTGAACCGCCAGATTCGGGAGGAGCTGGCCAGGCTCTGGCGCAGCTGCCTCAACCGGcccctgggccaggagctgtgtTTGGCCGTCTCGGAGGCCTCCGTCCAGGAAAATTTCCTTCAGTTCCTCCAGCGAGCCACCTGCACGCTGGAAACCCGCTCCAGCTGcatcgcccccagccccagggaccAGAGCAAGGTGGGCTTCCCCATCCCAGGGCAAGTTCCCGAGGAGAGCGGCTGA
- the PARP3 gene encoding protein mono-ADP-ribosyltransferase PARP3, producing MAPKRRAPPAPQPPGGGKKAKGKKEEEEEEKEEEEDAWSSTLAALKTAPKEKPPATIDGLCPLGAGTGAQVYEDYDCTLNQTNISANNNKFYIIQLIQHGGAYSTWSRWGRVGEVGQSKLTPFASLEAAKKDFEKKFREKTKNSWAERENFVAQPGKYTLIEVQPGAGQELEVTVRADGVDGGKVPKRRVLPCTLDKTTQDLVALIFSSDMFRDAMKTMNIDVKKMPLGKLSKQQIARGFEALEELEEALKEQPPRAARLEELSSRFYTIVPHNFGRARPPLIDSPDLLRAKKDMLLVLADIEVAQSLQAQKAEEEEEEEVAHPLDQDYALLCCQLSLLDPSSREHQLIQNYVVQTGNQARILNIWVVAREGEDKSFQAHDHLEHRRLLWHGTNVAVIAAILRNGLRIMPHSGGRVGRGIYFASENSKSACYVGCTAQRVGIMFLTEVALGKPYRITCDDPTLRQPPAGYDSVLACGRTEPDPAQDEEVLLDGKKVLVCQGKPVPVPAYKESSFSQSEYLIYQESQCRLRYLVQLRF from the exons ATGGCCCCCAAGCGCCGAGCTCCCCCCGCTCCGCAGCCCCCAGGCGGGGGCAAGAAAGCaaaggggaagaaggaggaggaggaggaggagaaggaagaggaggaggatgcctGGAGCTCCACGCTGGCTGCCCTGAAGACAGCCCCCAAGGAGAAGCCCCCAGCCACCATCGATGGGCTGTGCCCCCTGGGTGCGGGGACGGGAGCACAG gtcTATGAGGATTACGACTGCACCCTGAACCAGACCAACATCAGCGCCAACAACAACAAGTTCTACATCATCCAGCTCATCCAGCACGGCGGCGCCTACAGCACCTGGAGCCGCTGGGGACGCGTG ggggaggtgggCCAGTCCAAGCTCACGCCCTTCGCCTCTCTGGAAGCTGCCAAGAAGGATTTTGAGAAGAAGTTCCGAGAGAAGACCAAGAACAGCTGGGCGGAGCGGGAGAACTTCGTGGCCCAGCCGGGCAAGTACACGCTCATCGAGGTGCAGCCGGGGGccgggcaggagctggaggtcaCCGTCAGG GCGGATGGCGTGGACGGGGGGAAGGTCCCCAAGCGGCGCGTGCTGCCCTGCACCTTGGACAAGACCACGCAGGACCTGGTGGCCCTCATCTTCAGCAGCGACATGTTCCGGGATGCCATGAAGACCATGAATATCG ATGTGAAGAAGATGCCGCTGGGGAAGCTGAGCAAGCAGCAGATCGCGCGGGGCTTCGAGgcgctggaggagctggaggaggcgCTGAAGGAgcagcccccccgggccgcccgccTGGAGGAGCTCTCCTCCCGCTTCTACACCATCGTCCCCCACAACTTTGGGCGGGCACGGCCGCCCCTCATCGACTCCCCCGACCTGCTGCGTGCCAAGAAGGACATGCTGCTG GTGCTGGCTGACATCGAGGTGGCACAGAGCCTGCAGGCAcagaaggcagaggaagaggaggaggaggaggtcgcCCACCCTCTGGACCAGGATTAcgccctgctctgctgccagctctcccTGCTGGACCCGTCCTCCCGAGAGCACCAG CTGATCCAAAACTACGTGGTGCAGACAGGGAACCAGGCCCGCATCCTCAACATCTGGGTGGTGGCCCGAGAAGGGGAG GACAAGTCCTTCCAGGCCCACGACCACCTGGAGCACCGGCGCCTGCTTTGGCACGGCACCAACGTGGCGGTGATCGCGGCCATCCTGAGGAACGGGCTGCGCATCATGCCCCACTCGGGCGGCCGCGTGGGCAGGGGCATCTACTTCGCCTCCGAGAACAGCAAATCTGCCTGCTACG TGGGCTGCACGGCCCAGAGGGTGGGCATCATGTTCCTGACGGAGGTGGCCCTGGGCAAGCCGTACCGCATCACCTGCGACGACCCCACGCTGCGGCAGCCGCCCGCTGGCTACGACAGCGTCCTGGCCTGTGGCCGCACCGAGCCAG ACCCCGCGCAGGATGAGGAGGTGCTGCTGGATGGGAAGAAGGTGCTGGTGTGCCAGGGCAAGCCCGTCCCCGTGCCCGCCTACAAGGAGTCCTCCTTCAGCCAGAGCGAGTACCTCATCTACCAGGAGAGCCAGTGCCGGCTCCGCTACCTCGTTCAGCTCCGCTTCTGA